The following proteins are encoded in a genomic region of Stigmatopora nigra isolate UIUO_SnigA chromosome 3, RoL_Snig_1.1, whole genome shotgun sequence:
- the socs4 gene encoding suppressor of cytokine signaling 4: MSETKPRCSDTRPKCGIRSWSADSYVWRGKKRSRNSRKGSSPGGFEADVSEELGVRSTSCPRRRRERKCSCSSLGEDIDVVCRKALSRRSLRQKFQDAVGQCLPLRSHNHHHHHHPHLPGSSRPISVLFWSKRKIHVSELMQDKCPFSPQSELARNWHLFKRHATHPSEPMDLEANFKPDSRSSCNSPPHTPLSWEDICCSPELESVTKEEWDTICPHEPTEDRINHILVPDLLQINNSPCYWGVLNRFEAEELLEGQPEGTFLLRDSAQDEFLFSVSFRRYSRSLHARIEQNGKRFSFDVRDPCMYRDASVTGLLRHYSDPATCLFFEPLLSQPLARTFPFSLQHLCRALICSRTTYQGIENLPLPPQLRNYLRQYHIKCQRSCPE; encoded by the coding sequence ATGTCTGAAACGAAGCCCCGATGCTCAGACACTCGTCCTAAATGTGGCATTCGCAGTTGGAGTGCCGACAGTTATGTTTGGCGAGGAAAGAAACGCTCAAGGAACTCTCGCAAAGGTTCCAGTCCTGGAGGGTTCGAGGCGGACGTTTCAGAGGAACTCGGGGTACGCTCCACGTCCTGCCCAAGAAGGCGTCGAGAGAGAAAGTGTAGCTGCAGCAGTCTCGGGGAAGACATCGATGTCGTGTGCCGAAAGGCCCTATCCAGGCGCTCTCTGCGACAGAAATTCCAGGATGCTGTGGGACAGTGTTTACCCTTGCGCTCGCAtaatcatcaccatcatcatcaccccCATTTACCGGGATCCTCACGTCCCATCTCTGTGTTATTCTGGTCCAAACGCAAGATTCACGTCTCAGAGCTAATGCAAGACAAGTGCCCTTTCTCCCCCCAATCTGAACTGGCCCGCAATTGGCACCTTTTTAAACGTCATGCCACCCATCCGAGTGAGCCCATGGACCTGGAGGCTAACTTCAAACCCGACAGTCGGTCGTCATGCAActcccctccacacacaccccTCTCCTGGGAGGACATTTGCTGTTCCCCAGAGCTTGAAAGTGTCACCAAAGAGGAGTGGGACACTATTTGTCCACATGAACCAACAGAAGACCGCATTAACCACATATTGGTTCCTGATCTCTTGCAGATCAACAATAGCCCTTGCTACTGGGGAGTACTGAACCGCTTCGAAGCAGAGGAACTTCTGGAAGGGCAGCCTGAAGGGACCTTCCTGCTGAGAGACTCGGCACAGGATGAGTTCCTTTTCTCAGTCAGTTTTCGACGTTATAGCCGCTCTCTGCACGCGCGTATTGAGCAGAACGGGAAGCGTTTTAGCTTTGATGTGCGTGACCCGTGCATGTACCGTGATGCCAGTGTAACAGGGCTGCTTAGACACTACAGTGACCCCGCCACGTGTCTCTTCTTTGAACCCCTCCTTTCCCAGCCACTGGCCAGAACGTTTCCTTTCTCGCTGCAGCACCTGTGTAGAGCTCTAATCTGCAGCCGCACCACCTACCAGGGTATAGAGAATCTTCCACTGCCCCCTCAGCTCAGGAACTACCTCCGCCAGTATCACATCAAGTGTCAAAGGTCATGCCCTGAGTGA